A single window of Rhodamnia argentea isolate NSW1041297 chromosome 5, ASM2092103v1, whole genome shotgun sequence DNA harbors:
- the LOC115753035 gene encoding O-fucosyltransferase 20-like isoform X1, which produces MARPKKKLSYISVPSQIITSLSSSSLQSLLISPTKSSSKPFSSSFPFPSPSYKSPRLWFLALFLVGLLGMLKLGFDLDPLTPFSPYPCPTSDGFSRSRLGIATTVRDPNAQTNQILNSIEEQRPSISTKSSEHSEFWKQPDGLGYRPCLEFSREYRRASEGIVKNRRKYLMVVVSGGMNQQRNQIVDAVVIARILGASLVVPILQVNVIWGDESEFSDIFDLDHFKRVLADDVHIVSSLPSTHIMTRPVEEKRTPLHVSPDWIRSRYLKRLNREGVLLLRGLDSRLSKDLPSDLQKLRCKVAFNALKFASPLLELGSKIAERMSSKGPYLALHLRMEKDVWVRTGCLPGLSQEYDEIVSNERKRRPELLTGRSNMSYHDRKLAGLCPLNELEVTRLLKALGAPKSTRIYWAGGQPLGGKEALRSLIEEFPHLYNKEDLALPGELEPFAKRASSMAAIDYIVSERSDVFMPSHGGNMGHAIQVCILIITPLFSYLLDWVPLTFMLVFESPLSL; this is translated from the exons ATGGCCAGACCCAAGAAGAAGCTCTCCTACATCTCTGTCCCCTCCCAGATCATCAcctctctttcctcctcctccctccagTCTCTCCTCATCTCCCCCACCAAGTCCTCTTCCAAgcctttctcctcctcctttccctttccttcCCCTTCCTACAAAAGCCCCCGACTCTGGTTCTTAGCTCTCTTCCTCGTCGGCCTTCTTGGCATGCTCAAGCTGGGCTTCGACCTCGATCCTCTCACCCCTTTCTCTCCATACCCCTGTCCCACCTCCGATGGGTTCTCAAGATCACGGCTTGGCATCGCTACCACTGTCCGCGACCCCAACGCTCAGACCAACCAGATTTTGAACAGCATTGAGGAACAACGGCCCTCCATCTCCACAAAATCCAGCGAACATAGTGAGTTCTGGAAGCAGCCGGACGGTCTGGGGTACCGCCCCTGCTTGGAGTTCAGTCGGGAGTACAGAAGAGCTAGCGAAGGAATAGTGAAGAACCGAAGGAAGTATCTGATGGTGGTGGTCTCTGGGGGTATGAATCAGCAAAGGAATCAGATTGTGGATGCTGTGGTCATCGCTAGGATTCTTGGAGCTTCTCTCGTCGTCCCAATCCTGCAGGTCAACGTCATCTGGGGAGACGAAAG TGAGTTCTCTGATATATTTGATTTGGATCACTTTAAGAGGGTTCTCGCCGATGACGTCCATATAGTTTCATCGCTGCCATCCACTCATATAATGACACGGCCGGTGGAGGAGAAGCGTACTCCTCTTCATGTCTCCCCCGATTGGATTCGTTCGCGGTACCTCAAAAGG CTCAACAGGGAGGGCGTTTTGCTCCTACGAGGTTTAGACTCTAGGCTATCTAAGGATCTTCCTTCAGATCTCCAGAAGCTGCGATGCAAG GTGGCCTTTAATGCATTGAAGTTTGCTTCGCCACTTCTGGAACTTGGTAGCAAGATTGCAGAGAGGATGAGCAGCAAAGGGCCTTACCTAGCTTTACATCTAAGAATGGAGAAGGATGTGTGGGTGAGGACTGGTTGTCTTCCTGGTTTGAGCCAGGAGTATGATGAAATAGTAAGCAATGAGAGGAAGCGGCGGCCAGAGCTTCTCACTGGAAGATCAAACATGAGCTACCATGACCGAAAGTTGGCTGGTCTCTGCCCATTGAATGAATTGGAGGTCACCAG GCTGCTTAAAGCACTAGGAGCCCCAAAAAGTACACGGATCTACTGGGCTGGAGGGCAACCACTGGGTGGTAAAGAAGCTCTGAGATCATTGATTGAAGAATTCCCTCATTTATACAACAAGGAAGATCTTGCTTTACCTGGAGAACTAGAGCCATTTGCCAAGAGAGCCTCTTCCATGGCTGCCATAGACTACATAGTCTCTGAAAGGAGTGATGTCTTCATGCCGTCCCACGGTGGAAATATGGGGCACGCCATCCAGGTTTGCATTTTGATAATAACTCCactcttttcttatttattggaCTGGGTCCCTTTAACTTTCATGCTT GTTTTTGAGTCTCCACTATCTTTGTAG